Genomic DNA from Chelonia mydas isolate rCheMyd1 chromosome 6, rCheMyd1.pri.v2, whole genome shotgun sequence:
TAATTTCCTTTAAAGGGATAATTAGCTAAAGAGCTCATTTATAATTCTAGAAAAAAGAGATAtaaatttaacaaaaaagcaaaagcaaagaaAGCTGCCAAGTGAAGCATTAAATGCACTGAGTAATCGCTGTTTGTTAACTAAGTACATAAACTACTTTTCAAAATGAGCCATTATATGCATTACATTTCCCTTACATCTTAAAAAGTAAAAGCAGTAAACATTTTAAGCTACAATTAACAGAGGAGGCCACCCTTAAAAGCAGTCCATTCTTTCTGCAACTATAGTTTGACAttcacatatttttaattttagaaactaTCATCCACAATCAACCACGGTCTTGTGCATGGATTTCTTTCCAAACTTAAAACAGATCAAAATGTGAAAGATATTAGTTGAGAATGGATGATGCCCTTTTGTCCCCATAAACcttatttcaatttatttatttttaagagtggCCTTACAAAAAGTCTCTGTTAATTTAGACCAAAAACACATTTACACTAACGTAGACTCACTTGCTTGCCAATTCACCCCCTGGCGGGAGGTTTGGGATGCTCTCAGTTGCTAACGTACGCATCACGTGGACTAAGTCTGGTACTCCTTCACCCTGCTTCTTTATGATCTCTGGGAATCAGAAGTACTTTTTTTGTAAGTGCAGTCCAAATTTAACTTGAAAAGATTGAAACACTCAGTTTTATCAAAAAGcagtttaacattttaaaagacagCATTTACCATGTTGGACACTAATCTTTGGTGCCACAACAAAAAAGCCAGTGTACCTGTAAAAAGCTATTGTATATTTGACAAAAAAATACCAACTATGATCTGTTCTTCACATAGTTCTATACTTCCAAAATTTTAATCATTTTGATTAGTATATCACATAACAAAGGGTATCTtaacaggtaaacaaactaggTAGCTCTAAATAGGCTTCACTAGAACATAATTATTGTATTTTGCCAAAGAAACATCCTGTGAAAAAGCCGGGTTTTaatgtccattttttttttatatgaatgGATGTTAAAAGGTTATTGCCATGGtagaaaatataatattttgaaGAAACAAGAAGTtaagtgttttgtttaaaatatgctttatatAGTTATACCAGATTGCAGATTATTaacataaaaacattaaaagtCACCACGCATAAACAGACAAGAGCCAAGAATGTCAGAGTTAAGATAGAACTCTGTCCTTAACTCAAAGGGATATTTCAACAGCAGGTGATTTTACATACAACAAACACAATCCACCTCTCATCAGGTAAGCAAGAGACTCTCTACAGTAGCCACAGCAAAGTGTGCTAAGAATAAAGTTACAGATAGCTACATTTCTTAAGCCTTATCTTCTGAAGTGTTGAACACTCACATCTGCAGCTGAATTTAAGTTAGTTATCAcctctggagggggaggggaatcagacttcttccagttttgtgaaatccattaaaattttttttacaaggTAAATGAGAATTGTCTACTATCCCATGACATTTAAATGTATATACATTTCTCAATACACTATAAATTCCTTCAAAGACATTATTTAAGAAGGATACTTTATCAATCAATCAGCTTGGAGTTGCTGATCTCCAAGTGGAAGTCATGGCAAGTGTACAAAAATGCGCATGCACAGTTAAATATTCTTTATGTAGTAAAATCTTtccaaaatgtatttgaaaaaagtAGTTTGAACACATGGAGAACCCACtttcaatttaaatattttgacaaTTTATCTTTTTATCCcaatactggaaaaaaaaaatcaagatgtacAATATACCATTTTAAACTCATATTGGTGAGTTAATGTTACACTAAAGTATCTAAAACCAGTAtactttccttttaaataaaaaaaatagtacaaATTCATGAACTGATTTGTGTGCACGGAACAGGTTTTCTGGGATGCAACCTTCCATGCAAAAAGTTTTAGTCCAATTTGCCGCCAGATTCTATGCAAGTATGCCAGTGTTTCCAGTGTCAATTACCCTTACTTGCAGTAAAATAACCAAATGTCAAAATTTGCAGTACAAAGTATTAGCTATTTAGTTCTACATTTTAAGTAGGAAAGAAATCCAACATGTGACACTACACATTAGGCAAACATCTCAAAACTCAAATGTCCCACTTTCTCAAGAACTATGGCCAAAATTCATATTTTACCATCTAGCATTTAGTAAAGAGAATTCTAACACTCTTAAATCTGAATAAAAAGCAAAGATCTCAGATTTGGTTTGCCAAGTTCCTTTATTGTGTAATCTTCAACATCTAGTATATTCTACATCATTCTAAAGCTAAAGTTCTGctgtacaaaaataaagggaTTTATAGTTTGCCTAAACTACACAGTTTCACAACCTAAAGCTGCAGTACATTTAACATACAGTCACCACTAAATGAATACATTTATACTCTGATAGAACTATAGATACAGTCTGAAATAACACTGATGACAACAAATGGAACCAAtccattgctttttcttttttaattattaaattatcttttgtttCAATGCATCTTGCATCCCTTTCTCTGACCTAATTTAAACCTTCTAAATGTTTTCATCATTTaagacagtggggaaaaaatgtacttacactaaaaataaagaaatcaaaatgtatttatttccgGTTTTGAATGGAAATTTCATATAAAATTCTTAAAAATCTAACATTTCAGGTTTTGCTGAAAAATGGCCAGTTAATTTAAAACTATCAATTTCAATTAACTCCGTGGATTACATGCATCTAATAACCAGATTTGTTACTATATTAAGTATGTATATgatacaaaatgtgttttaaagaatGAGACAAAAAGGTTAAggaatgttaatttaaaaaaaaaaaaaaaaaaaaaaagaagtgagtCAAACCAACTCAGTAACTGGAGTAACAGTGCAACTAGAGTAATACATCTGGGAATGATTGATTAATCTTTTCCAGCCAGCaagttttcaaaaccttttagAAGCAACACTGATTTACTGGAAAGGGATTGCACAAAGATGTTTTGTCACTCTTACTTCACCTCCTGTTAGACATTTTCAGCTCTAAATGTGAGCCACAGAAGTGTCCAACATTGATGCAAGAATGTAGGTTAAAGGAGTGAAGGATAGTCAGGTGTAAGGGGGAGAGTAGAAACCTTCTTGTATCAGCCAGGTTTTTTTATTCCCGTTTGTAGTTCAAGATGGCCATCAATACAGGGCCTTCTTTTCAGCAGTAAGTACAACAAACTTTAAtatgaaaacattaaaataagattTTACTGCACATTATGGGATGAAAAATGCTTTTATGTAATTGATCAACAagaaaatttatattaaaatataatctaACCTCATTACTTGGACTATGTTTGCTGGTCAAACGCCtattttgttatataactgctaTGTACTGCAGTGCTCATTCACAAAATTtccattttattgtattttaattttctaaaTTAGACATTACAGACTGGTAAAAACTTTCAGAATTTCTTTACATTTACCAATTTCTTCAACTGAAATTGAAGCTTTAAAATCTTAAAAACTGCATTATTACTAAGGCATTTCAAGATAACAGTAGTAAGATTATTCAGCACAGTGTTGAAAGTTTCAGCAATGGCCATATTAGTCCCACTTCAGTAGACAATACTGTATATTAAGTTTCCAGCATGAAACAATCTTATTTTAATTGCATAAATATGGTTAAGTTTAATGTAATAAAGTGACATTGTGGCTTGAGTTTACCTTTCTCACATAAAGTCCCAAAAATTTCACTCATGCTAGTGAGAACTGTAAGTTCTGAAATTATGTTATGTTATAAACTGCTATCTGGTTGCATTTTTTGCTTACAATAAAAAGTGTAAATACTGTTTCTGTGTGCATTATCAAAGGGAAAAGATGTTTAAGTCCAAggaaaataactttaaaacaaaGTGTGGACTCTATAGCAGCaatatatttttctaaatgtGTCCACCGAATTCGGATTAAAGTGCTTTATATCATGTAAATTTTCCCCATTCACACAGACAAAAATGAAGTTTCACTTGTCCCTGAAATATGTTATTTCTAAAAATGCAGGAAACTCAGCAACCAAACAAATGCATTGTTCCCTACAGCATAACCTTATGCAGTTCTAATACTTAGGATCTTCATTCAGCAATATCTGGACGTGATGTTCCCATTTCATCTACTGTAATACACACAGGCCAATGGGATCAGTTAATGGAGATGCAACCTTAACTTACTTTGGCCTTAGAGTTAAGTCAAATCTCCAATCTCCAAGATTTTTGTTAAcagttaaaagggaaaaaaagttcaTGGGGCATTTATATAATTCATCAGTCATTGATATGACAAACCCTAAGAGCTGGGTATATCACGCCAATGTATGCTATTAGGGACTCTTACCCTAGATATTATTAACATGATACATTCATAATAACTGATTAATTAAAAAGCTATATCCTCAATatgtttccatttgaaaaatattaatttcatcTATATACTAAACTGCATGTGTACAGTAAGCGTTTCAGATATTTAGGAAATTTAATATTTAGGAGATCTGAGCACATCAGTGGCAGCTGCTTCTTAAACCCCAATCTCTGCTTCAGTTTTTAATACCCAAAGGCACTACAGTCCAGATtacaaaattattaaattatGTTTTAAGTCAACACATTTCTAGTTATATGGCACAAAGTGCCTGAAACAACAgttccttctctttcccttttaaaatataaaaaacacaaatgaaaataaaatttgcttttaaaaaggttACTGGCAGGATTGTACATTATATGCCCAGCTTCAGTTCAGTATGAATGTTTAAGGTTTAGCTATAACACAAATGTTGATAGGCTTTTACTCTTAAATATAATCATATTAGCAAGTGCTATTATGTTAACAGTAACATTGCTGTGACCCTTAAATTATCATACAATATACTTATTAGGGCCATGTAATTGTACATAGCTTTACAGAAAAATGGCACTCAAATTACCATCTTCAAAAATATGCTGCCAGATTTCATTCAAATGCACATGCCAGGAATCAGAATTTACTGGCCTGAAGTTAGTGATGCCAATGGACTCATCAAGAACTTTGAGCACAAGTAGATTACTTTCCTCTGCCATCCTAAATAGAATCTCCAGGGCCATAAGCTTCTGCAGTTTCTGTTTTAGTAGCATTTTGTCATGACATACAGCATACATCCAACGGAATATAGGAGTGCCTTTTTCAGAGACGTATATGCAGGCTACATCTACACCTGGAGCTAGAGGTGCGATTCCCAACTCATGTAGAGACACTCTTGTAAGCTCCAAAAATAGTAATGTTGCCACAATGGCAAGGGCAGCGGTGAGCAGCAGCAAAGGCTATCCGTCCTGCCTGTATATCTCAGGGTCCAGGAGCATTTGTAGTCGACGTACCTAGCCTGTGCCACTGTCCAAAGCAGCCCACGCTACCACGGCTACGCTACTATTTTTAGAGCGCTAGCTCAATGAGATCTAGTATGAGTACGTCTATGCAAGCTAGAAATCACACCTCCTAGCTCCAAGTGCAGACAGCCTAAATGTCCAACGGCACTTAAAGgtttaataaaaaaaccctacaggTGTTAGAGTTTAGTTGTTTGGGGGATTGTTTAGAAACAAagctacttatttttttttaaatgatccacCTTCTACTCTGCTTTCCAGGTACTTGTCCAACTCTGCCTCTCTCTTCACCGCCTCTGGCAATACCTTTGGTGCACTTGGAAAACAGATCAAAATCACACTCATGTTGTCTCGACTTCCCTGGtagtggaaaaaaacaaaaacagatgagACAATATCCTGTATCCAGTGAGTAATACACACTGATTTTATCCCAAGGCCATATCAAAGCagtttataaaattatttaaaataattaaaataaaaaataaaattttaaataagtaaaatattttgctcATCATGTGAAATTAGAATACTTTTCTTCCATCATaccattaaataaaaaatggtatCATTTACAAATAACTGTTCAAGAAGTCTGCATGTTGAGTATCATTCAGTACAAACAGGCTTTTAAATATACTTTGTTAACTTTTTTCTTCATGATTGATGTTTACAATGAGCCTACAAGTTGATGACTCCCGTCTTGCTGAATGCTGAAATTATTTGCAAAACTAACATGGGAGATTTATTACTGAGATTTATAAAACTTGTTTCCATCCTGCTTAAATATTAATATTGTTTGGAGGGAAAGATTACATTAGCTGTAGATATATTAAATGCTTAAATAGGAACATTTAAGGTATCTGAAGCCAGTTATAAAGCAAATCAAAAAACCCAACTTAGACACCTAAAAATATTGCTAGCGTCAAATGTGCATTTTCCATAAACAGTTCCCCACAGTAGGCCTAAGGGCCAGTCATTAAGAGGAAGTAGTGTTTGTGACATACACATTTTCATTTgcacaaaaaaatatttctcactaTGTAAACTTTTAGAACACAAGTGAGCAAAATAAGCACAACTTTAATAAAATACTTGAATGCAGTACTGTACAACCATGCTTTGCAGAAAAAAGTACTAAATATTGATTCAAATGATTTTCCAACTGTTAAGGGCCctattctgcaaacacttacatagaTGCTGAACTTTAAACataagtagtcctattgaagccaatgagactactcatgtgaataatggTAAGCACGGATGCAAGTATTTGCAAGATTGGTGCCTAAACCAATCAGTATAGTCCTGTGGTATTTACATTTCCCGTACCAGCGCAGCTgaaattataaatgaaaaattGGCAGTGAATGaagtttaactttttaaaatgatagaaAACTATTTATTAAATGTTGTTGTAGCTACGtatgtcccaggatattagagagacgaggtgggtgaggtaatatcttttattggaccaacttctgttggtgagagataccAGAGTTCTGTGGAGCTCGTCTTCCgatatctctcaccaacagaagttggtccaataaaagatattacctcacccacctcatctctaaAAAACTATTACATAGTTAACGGGGTCATTGTTTCACACCTCTTTAGAGATATGGTGCCAATACTAACGATGCGATCCTGCCTTTATTTACAGCTTGCATATCAAAGCTCAGTTTTATAAATAGGATTAAATGCTTGTCTAGGGAAAGTTAAAACAAACTATGAAATTTTAACAATGTTCAGTCTGTCCTATTAAGCAACAGAACaacctttcattttgtttatagaAACATACGAATTCGGACTCATTGCATACAAAAACCAATCACAAAATCTGTATTCATTAAGTAAAAATTGTGCCTGTCTTCTTGAGCAGATGTAATTAGTTGGACTCTTGGACAGCTAAAAGCTATATGTAATAATCTGTAAGTAACTGTacaagaaaagatttttttttgcagaattatataaggaacaatttaaaaaaaaatcagatcaaagATTTCAGTAGTTAATTGAAGTTCTTAATTTTAGAAACCAAAGTTCAGTCATTTTGTATGGTTTTGGCATGATTCAGCCAGAAATGCTACATTTCCCCAGTgacagaagaggaaaaaataaattgtttgtgGCCTTTATTTACTTCTTTGGAAGGTATAAAAGCTgcttatatattttttccatttcctttctttaatCTTAGAAATAGATCATTTCTCCTCAGCTACTAAATTTTCCACTCATGCCAATACCACCAATTCTCAAGTAATTCAGTCTCTATATGAAACGTGATATAAGACCTGATATTTCtatcaaatgttttaaaatccatttttattgCATTGTGAAGCAGCAAAAAGGGCACTGTTATTTCCATtggtcatttttaaaagtgctaacTAGCTTGCCATAGAGCACAACATATCTTTACATGATTTAAAAAACTTCTAAACAAATAAGGAGAACCATTATTGAAGTCCACGTGCCCTTACTATTTGCTGCTCCTAGTTATATCCCCAATGGCATTCTAGTAAGTGGCTCAACAGTGGAATGATTGCATCATATAGTTATTGTTACAAAATTGTACAGAAACTAAACTTCAGTTACTCTATAGATCTgaattgaaatttattttcatCTTGTTGACAACAGAAAAACTCCTACTACTTTACTGAAAACATAATACGTTTCTCCTCTTAAAATTCTGGCTACCTTGTACAAGCAGGTGTCGACTATCTCATTGCAAACTTTCTCAAGGTCATCAGTGACTTCGAGTCTGGATCTTACAAAGTCACAGAGCTCTTCATTTCCCATAACATCCCAGATACCATCACAAGCCAGTATGATAAACTGATCATCTTCTTCTGATCTCTCAATTTCGTAAACTTCAGGCTCAGGTGAGACAAGCTGCTCTGTAGGGCCTTTCCCATGGACACATTTGTAATCAAAGTCCCCAAGAGCTCTAGACACAGCAAGAGAGCCATTCACACGTTGAATCATTACAGAACCACCTGCATTCTGTATACGCTCTTTCTCCAGTGGATTACTTGGTTTGTGATCTTGTGTGAAGAAGTGAACCTTCCTGTTTCTACAAAGTAAACCTCTTGAGTCTCCACAGTTGATGAAGTAAGTGTGTTGAGGAGAAATCATGACACCCACCGCTGTTGACCCGCTTCTATCTGCACCATGTTTCTTCTCAGAGATTACTCTCATATGTTCATCAATTTGCAGAAAACCTGTTCTGATTCCATTCTTTACACTTTCCACAGAGGGTGGTCCATCGGACCCTTTAAAATCCTGGTTGCTTGTGATGTGATCTAATAAATGCTCACAGCAGTATTTGGCAACCTGGGATCCAGCATGCCCATCATATACAGCAAAAAATGACCATCCATCAAGTCCATTTGGCAAACCAATAACAGCTGTATGTGCATCCTCCATCTCAACTCGCCAACCTTGCATACTACTTAGCCCATAACGTAGCCCATTACCCTGCCCTTGGGCATTATGCTTCTCCATCTTTGGCTTGTCTAAAAATGCTCCCATGATGACTTGTTCCTTCAGTTCTAAGGAAAAAAGAATATTATTGTTAAGCTATTTctacaaaaccaaaccatttaAACATGTTACTAGAAACTATTAAATATAGAAAATGTTACTTAAACAATATTAAGGTAAGACAAATGAAGATGGGAAGTTAAAATTTATGGCTGACTTTTGGTCCTTAACTCAATATTTTAGATAATAACGAGTTAACTAAAATGTCAGCCTTAACTCTGAACTgccttgttttgcttttgttgatTTAAGTAAGGACCTCACTACTAATTGAGTGTACTCTGTatgtttttgtaaatatttaagcTGTAACCATGCATGAAGAAGGTTTACACTAGTTTAGTGTCTGTGGTTTTCATCAAAACACTTGTAGTGAAAATAAGTATAACAAAAACCACCATTCAAACTATTTTAACTAGCACAGACATCTTAGacttggttatttttttttttttttacagcaactAACTTCTCAGATGTCTATTTTGTGGTCCAGATGTGTTTAAAACTTCAAACGTTCTGTGTGATTATAATTCAAGGAGGAAAAACTACCTTTGACATGTTTGCAGAAATCTGTTTGGAAATAAAATTACAAGTATTAGAAATTCACATTTCATATACACAGtaagcaaatattttaatattttctttattcactCTTCTGTGGGTGCAGAGAACCAAACAAATATTTGTACCCAAGAAACACTACTATGCTTTTAAATAGTGTAAATCGACTAGTCTATTTTGACTGCTCTgtacagtaattcctcacttaaagtcatcccgctgctgatcaattagggaacatgcttgtttaaagttgtgcaatgcttccttataacgttgtttggcagctgcctgctttgtccactgcttgcaggaagagcagcctttTGCAGCTAGCTGGGGGGAGcatggaaccagggtgggccggcagcccccccatcagctccctgctcccctatgttccctgtgcagcagccgcccagcagactatcaattgccggcagttcagctgtcccgccccccactgccatgtgctgctcctgctctctaccttggagctgctccctggagcctcctgcttggtgtgcgggggggcggggggggggaagggggctaatgtcagggtgtcccccctcccccgtgctcctgctccctgcttaccccatctccacagagcagggggaacacaggacagggctcaggagggaaGGAgcttgctggccacagctgctctctcaacttcctgatatatttaaaaaggtgATGTACTcagagtggggtcagtgtacttaaagggacaatgtgcatctctttcacacacacacacacacacacacacaatgtgtctctgtcatgctgtctcccctccctccattcctgctgccttgtagagtgtgaggtagattaacaacgagttaacccttgaggctcagccgagtgctagttcatcatttagcagtaagacattccctgggaaatatcccaccctctaacttcaccacctcaaccaagcttcacaatcatcattgctgtgtacagtattaaattgtttgtttaaaacttatattgtCCGTATGcttgttttttgtctggtgaaaaaaatttccctggaacctaccccccactccccatttacatcaattcttatggggaaattggattcgcttaacatcgtttcacttaaagtcacatttttcaggaacataactacaacattaagtgagagTTACTGTACTCTCACAACCTAGCCATTCATCTTGCCCTTTTAATCCCTACCAGTTTAATTACACAGTCATTAAATCACTCAAATCAGCTCAAATTTTGCATGCTCAGAAGTTTTGCATCATTTGGACTGTGCAACCTGTCATGATGCAACACAAGATAAAGAAAAGCTGGCAAAGTCCTAGTCCATCTGATGATTGATAGGCTACGCATAAAATTGACCAGGAAAGAGCCCTCAGCTTCAGTATGCCACAGGCCCAAATAAGGCTGTTATGGTGGCAGAACATTTCACTTATATGTGTAGTTTTCAAGGGATAAACATGCATAtatagaaaaggaggacctgtggcaccttagagactaacaaattatttgagcataagcttttgtgagctacagctcactttatcggatgcattccgatgaagtgagctgtagctcacgaaagcttatgctcaaataatttgttagtctctaaggtgccacaggtcctccttttctttttgcggatacagactaacaccgctgctactctgaaacctgtcattatgcataTAAAGGAACTGATCCACACTGTCTTAAAGATGACAGCAACACTTTATTCCAGCAGAAAATTAAATACCTATAAGGAACAAATTAATCCTGGTAGCTTTCCAGAtattttcttcctcccccacccccatctctgttGGAAGCGAAACGTGCATACTCTAGCACACATAGCCTGAgaggaaaaaggaataaaacagtgaagtggcaCATTTTGCAGacgacacaaaattactcaaggtaagtccaaagc
This window encodes:
- the PPM1A gene encoding protein phosphatase 1A isoform X2, with the translated sequence MGAFLDKPKMEKHNAQGQGNGLRYGLSSMQGWRVEMEDAHTAVIGLPNGLDGWSFFAVYDGHAGSQVAKYCCEHLLDHITSNQDFKGSDGPPSVESVKNGIRTGFLQIDEHMRVISEKKHGADRSGSTAVGVMISPQHTYFINCGDSRGLLCRNRKVHFFTQDHKPSNPLEKERIQNAGGSVMIQRVNGSLAVSRALGDFDYKCVHGKGPTEQLVSPEPEVYEIERSEEDDQFIILACDGIWDVMGNEELCDFVRSRLEVTDDLEKVCNEIVDTCLYKGSRDNMSVILICFPSAPKVLPEAVKREAELDKYLESRVEEIIKKQGEGVPDLVHVMRTLATESIPNLPPGGELASKRSVIEAVYNRLNPYRNDDADSASTDDMW
- the PPM1A gene encoding protein phosphatase 1A isoform X1, translated to MGAFLDKPKMEKHNAQGQGNGLRYGLSSMQGWRVEMEDAHTAVIGLPNGLDGWSFFAVYDGHAGSQVAKYCCEHLLDHITSNQDFKGSDGPPSVESVKNGIRTGFLQIDEHMRVISEKKHGADRSGSTAVGVMISPQHTYFINCGDSRGLLCRNRKVHFFTQDHKPSNPLEKERIQNAGGSVMIQRVNGSLAVSRALGDFDYKCVHGKGPTEQLVSPEPEVYEIERSEEDDQFIILACDGIWDVMGNEELCDFVRSRLEVTDDLEKVCNEIVDTCLYKGSRDNMSVILICFPSAPKVLPEAVKREAELDKYLESRVEEIIKKQGEGVPDLVHVMRTLATESIPNLPPGGELASKRSVIEAVYNRLNPYRNDDASGLSRNCCNFGHSRL
- the PPM1A gene encoding protein phosphatase 1A isoform X3 yields the protein MGAFLDKPKMEKHNAQGQGNGLRYGLSSMQGWRVEMEDAHTAVIGLPNGLDGWSFFAVYDGHAGSQVAKYCCEHLLDHITSNQDFKGSDGPPSVESVKNGIRTGFLQIDEHMRVISEKKHGADRSGSTAVGVMISPQHTYFINCGDSRGLLCRNRKVHFFTQDHKPSNPLEKERIQNAGGSVMIQRVNGSLAVSRALGDFDYKCVHGKGPTEQLVSPEPEVYEIERSEEDDQFIILACDGIWDVMGNEELCDFVRSRLEVTDDLEKVCNEIVDTCLYKGSRDNMSVILICFPSAPKVLPEAVKREAELDKYLESRVEVKFGLHLQKKYF